The stretch of DNA ccgATGTTATGAAAGCCGAATAGTGACTAACAGTGATTACCagaattctgaactttatgggcgTCACCGACAATGATAGAGTGGCATATGCCACATTCCAattccaagaagacgctctagtGTGGTGGGACATGGTATCTCTGACTCATGATGTTACAACAATGACCTAGGAAAAGTTCCAGGAACTGTTCAAtgaaaaatattacaacaagGCAATCAAAAgtgcaaaaaggaaaaaaattcaCTCAGCTAACtcataaagaaaatatgagtgttACTGAATACACAACACAGTTTGACCGTTTGGCAAGATTGGCCTCGGGAATCGTGCCAACTGATTTCggtaagaaagagaagtacatGGATGGGCTGAACTCGAAAATAAGACATGACTTAATGATCACTACAGATGATAATACAACCTATGCTAATATGATGGCTAAGGCACTGCGAGCCGAGGGCGCAGTGGAGTGTACCCTAGAGTCTCAAGGTACTCAGGTTGTTGGTGGGGTTCCTACCCCTCATACATCAGTCTTTagtaggggaggtagtggttcgaccACTCACCAGAAAAGAAAGCCACCTACTGCATCCAGTGGTTTAgttcagaacaagaggtttcgAGGGAACCAGGGTCGAGGCAATCATCAGGGTGGCTCCGAAACCCGATACACTTACCTAGAATGCCCTAGTTGTAAAAACATCACCTGGGAGAGTGTAGAGGGTAggggtgctttcagtgtggTATGCCATGGCATTATAAAAGGGATTGCCCCCAACTTAAGAAGGAAGAACAGAAGACCGCAGCGAAACCTGCTCTAGCAAGGGTGTTTGCATTAACTCAGGCTGATACAAAAGCCAGCCCCTCAGTGGTAACATGTCAACTCTCGATCAATAACTCTTACTTCTCTGTGTTATTTAACTCTGGGACCACTCACTCTTATGTGGCAGCTAgaatttttagtaaattgggtagacaacacgatagttatgaatcagggtttggaacctaCTGCCTGGCGGAGAATTAGTCATCTCCAAaaagtggattaggtctatgccgatcagaattgaggatagggagttgagtggTGACCTAATAGAAATGGAATCAGCggattttgatattatactgggaatggatttcttatccaagtacTTGGCATGTATTGATTGTAAGCgaaagatggtaatcttccaaccagagGGTGAGGAAccgtttgtttttgttggattggtttagggatctcggatcccaatAATTTCAGTAGTAACAACCAGGTAATTGTTATGAGACGGGTGTCTTGTGTTTCTGGCTGTGGTATTGGATACCACTCAGCCTGAATCAATTTgaccagaggacatcaaggtggttcgggaattctTAGATGTTTTTTCTGATGAACTTCCAGGTTTACCACCGCAgagagaaattgattttgttattgatttggcacctgaaGCAACATCGGTTTCTAAGGCCCTTATAGAATTGCTCCAGTAGAacttaaagaattgaaaattcaactttaggggttgcttgacatagagTTTTCAcagcctagtgtgtcaccctgggaaGCCCATGTAttgtttgtcaagaagaaggatggatctttGCGTATGTGTATAGACTAATGGGAATTGAATAAACTGACagttaagaacaagtatcctttacctaggatcgatgacctttttgatcaacttcaggggaagatggtcttttcaaagattgatctccgatcgagctatcatcagttgagaattcgagaggaggacattccaaagacagctttccgcactaggtatggacattatgaatttctggttatgtcttttggactaaccaatgctcccgcagcttttatggacctgatgaatagagtattcaaggatttcctcgatatttgtgttattatatttattgatgacatccttgtgtactctcaaatAGAAAAGGAGCACGAGCAACATCTCCGGATGGTTctacaacggcttcgagaacataagttgTATGTCAAATTCAAGAAGTGCGAGTTTTGGCTATCTCAAGTGTCCTTTCTTGGACACATTTTCAGCAAAGATGAGATCAAAGTGGATTTGGGAAAGATAGAATTcatcagggattggccaagaccgaaaatAGTTacagaagttagaagtttcttaGGTCTTGCTGGTTATTACCGTCGATTTGTGGAgggattttctaaaattttaacacccttaaccgagctcACTAAAAAGAATCAGTGATTTGTGTGGACGGACAAGTGTGAAGCAggctttcaggagctaaaacagaggttaATCACAGCTCCGATGTTAGCTCTACCTTTTGAtaaagagaagttcgtggtttattgtgacgtatccaaacagggtttggggtgtgtactgATACAGGCTGATCAGGTTATTGCCTATGCCTCTCATCAGTTGAAAGAATATAAACAGCGATACTTGACacatgacctagaacttgccgcggtagtgtttgctttgaagatttggcggcattatctctacggagagaaatgtgaaatttatactgaccacaagagcctcaaatacttctttactcagaaagacttgaatatgagatagaggcgttggttagaattggatatggattatgactgtgaaatcctttaccatcctgggaaggccaatgtagtggccaatgccctgagcaggaatgGGTCCCGGGAAGGTAACTAGTATAATTCAGATTTCACCTCAGTTAGTAGAAGACATGGTCATATCAAGCATCGAGTTTGTTATAGGTAAACTTCATAACTTGACGCTGtaatctgatctattagaacGAATTAAAGCTGCTCAGTTAACTGAtctagagttagtgaagatcagggAAGAGGTTTCAACTGGTCAAGCCAGAGATTTTatagtgtcagatagtgggatgctatTGTTTAAGACTAGAGTTTGTGTTCCAAGTAgtgcggaacttagaaatgaaattcttgaagaggctcataccactccatattccttgcatcctagcaccaccaagatgaccaagatcttaaaccttacttctggtggagcgggatgaagaagaatgtggtagaattcgtatcgcgATGCCTAACCTATcaacagatcaaggctgaacatcagaaacCGGCAAGTTTGTTACAGCCTTTTACACTTCTTGAGTGGAAATTGGAGGATATCACCATTGACTTTGCggttggattacctagaaccacgtgtttatttgattcaatttgggttgtggtagatCAATTTACAAAGTCTGCACATTTTCTACCGGTTAAAACAACCTTTACAGTGGATTAGTATGCGGATTTGTACGTCAAGGAGATAGTAAGATTACATGGTGTTTACATGGtgtaccaaagtctatagtttcggatagagatccgaagtttacttCTAAATTCTGGCAGAATTTACAgcgggctatgggtaccaaactgaaattcagtatagctttccatcctcagactgaTGGACAGTCTGAAAGGGCAATTCAGATACTGGAagatatgttacgagcctgtgttatggatttcgagGGCTCCTAGAGTAAGTATTTACTATTGATAGAGTTCTCGTATGATAACAGTtatcaaagtacaatagggatgacTGCCTATGAATTGTTATATGGCaaaaaatgtagatctcccattcactgggatgagacaagggagaagaaatacttaggtccggaaTCAGTACAACGGACTAATGAAGCAATCGAGAAGATTAAAGTTAGAGtgcttgcctctcagagtaggcaaaagagttatgcagatccgaaacgcaagAATGTAGAGTTTCAAGTAGGGATCATGTGTTCCTacgggtgtctccaatgaaaGGGGATCAAGCgcttcgggaaaagaggcaagttatgccctagatttacaggacctttcgagattctcgagaaggttgggCAAGTGGCATATCATttagctttgcctccagctctttcagcatttcacaacgtatttcatgtctccatGCTACGGAAGTACGTTTCAGACCCTGCTTATGTATTGAGTTATGAAAATCTTGAGCTGCAACCAGActtgtcatatgaagaacagccagttcGGATCTTAGACAGAAAGGATAAGGTCCTTTGCAACAAGACCAGAactttggtcaaagtactctggagaaacaacaaggtggaggaagccacctgggagttagagtccgacatgagaactcaatatccagagttgtttagGTTCTTTTAAGGGAGGATAATTGTAAAGATCACTtaactttaatttggaaattagtagataattagggtttaattatgaaacttgcatattagttatgaattatcaatttatggagatttatttgaattcggAATGCATtctatatgttatatatgtaatttcataattttgcatgttttgtgctcagcaacattggaatgcagtgtttggctattagaatcacatcttagtatttttagtatagcagggcaatatagttagacattaGCAATGTCAAGAATAGTCGAGAttttaaaattaacaaaatacccctaagtgatttttatgatttttagtgtgggcaagggcattttggtctttttgccctatattagttttgtcttttagtggacCTAGATTGGGTTAGTAATCTGATTTTATGGCTGaagtaaattaaataaaacctatgattatctcatttatttttacaaaaatcaaGTAAAAGGAAAAAAACACAAAAGAACCCATTTCTCTCGCTCTATTTTCTCTCTCTCGAAACCCTTGGGAATAAATTAGAAGCTTGAGGTGATCTTCATTGGGTTTTACTAATCTATAGTTGATTCTTGGTGAATTCATTGGAGGTAATAGCTTGGATACCCTtctctttagttttttttttttttgtatgtttaTGGTTGGAATTTTGCATGACTTGTGAGTTTTGCTACTGTAGTTGCTGCTGTTGTTTGAATTATATTTCTGAGGTTTAATCATGGTTAGATATGTTGATTTAAGCTAGTTTTGAGAGCTATTTTGTTggttgagcaagctttgagttttagaactcaagcttggctctttAACGGTGGATTTTGTTTCTGTGCATGCTGTAGTGTTTTGTTGCCTTGAATATATTTTTTGGGATGTATAAAaaaggtctggaaggtttggtttgatttgggattgatttgagtgagatatgaaattttgaagTTTTCCTGCACtaatccggtcgaccggttcagtGGGAGCTGTTGGAACCGAAATTCTGGTTGGTGGTCCCCAGGAAACCCCACAAagccggaattccagttggggaaccggtctaccggttggggcaatTTTAGGAACCCTgctttttcctatttttgcgaTATTTAGGATATGGtcatgttatttatcgataggaaaacttctagtttcaagtttaagtccccgaaaagtgatttagcgtgtcacttatctaTGTTTTGAATGATATGATTTAAGGGCCTATAATTTGCCGAGCAGTTGTTTCACTCAGGTTggccgacacacctgaattcagaaacgaggtaagattagtataatgatatgcatatgtatttacatgtttagtttacatgttagttaagcctgttagattacattagaaatgtatgttggcttttgtACTATCCGGTAATATCACATCAGTACGcttagagtatgactagcgtaccgagtataggctgatattatggtcgatagtaccgTACTACTTGACAGTTTTACATCaatacggctagagtatgactagcgtactgagtataggctgatattatggtcaatagtactgtcgtacgaacgttctagactcagctccgtgtgggacacggggataggATTATGATTGGGGGTATGGGCGTCCGATCATAATCCGACTTATTGCTATGTTATTGTTTATACTTTTCTTATTGAgactgttgactcacagttgctatttccatgtgtaggtaagggcaaggctaagccTGAGCAGCTGTGAGAGCGAGCAGatggagattgtacatgtcgggacgattaggcctggagcgtacgatcttcgGGACATCAAGACTTTTGTTGAGACTTTTGTATATGTACGGTAAAATTTTTGTAAATGCTTTTGTAAATGAGATTCCGAAATTTTATATGTAagctattttatgtttttaattaaataagcaaaattttaattaatcacgattttcgataacctcgttgattagcaacgagctgcacagtaaatttaaaaatcacgctAATACGCCTAAAATAGTTAGAGTGTTACAAAATATAAGTATTTTACCTCTTTTCATAAGTTGGTAGAGACATACTTACTATACCTTTCCTTGAAAAAGTTTTAAGTTTCTTCCTCATCTAATAagcatttaatatttaaaaagtttgactttgtttattttatttcattttcttctcctttttcttttatttcttttaaaggAAATTTTCACTTATACCTGCAAAATCGACATTTGAGTAACTTAgcactccaaagttaaaaatgaAAGTtatttacactaaaaaaaacttataaatcatctcattttgatattttattttatataaaatatacattttaagtttatacaacttttaatttttttgatattttattttatataagatatgtgattttaatttttacaaaactttttaatttttttctttcttctcgtATTCTAAAATAggtatatgaaaaataaaaataaaatataatttaaatattaagaaaaattaaaacaaaatattatagaatttttgttaaaataatatatattttttatattatttacgaAATATATgaagaaattaaaataattattaaaattaatataaaataatataaaaaaatctaaacaaaatattaagagtgagtttattttaaaaaaattaatttaagtttaattGTTTTGTGGTATAATTTTGTGGAATGCAAATCTCCAATAAAAAATCACTCTAGCACAATAGTCTTAAAAAAGTACTATTTAACGCAGCAGTCAACAGTGCAAAAAcagaataaattattttaaaaatgctaaaaaataacaaaaatttatatttttatgaaattcttttttatatatacatttttataaatttttttcaaacagattgttatttttaaattgttCTAAAAATACTATTATTTATACATTGCCAAAATACAGTATAAGGTTGAGGCagtatgaaaataaatttattttctctcttaaaatttcaaattcgttaaaatgtaaaggaaaaaaatagggatttttataaaaatattgaatttagggtaatatttttcaattttactacCACACGGCAGaaattacatttatactgtttttttttttttttttatactataaacactaaaaaaaagtatgaGACATCCATCTTCCACACTCCCAAACAAAACCACCACAGCAACAACAGAACAACTAGAATATAACCACTAATTCCGACAAGATTGAGCAAAAGTAGTGAAATCgacgtcaaataaataatcgtgacaaaataactgtaaaacaacactaaaacaaatcaaacataacaaaagaaaaaatgattaaaaaaaataatctgctgcacaacctcaacaccagatgcaaaatcaactatatttgcaagtccaTTCCTAAAAAAATCAGaataaaaaaactactaaaacaaacctaaaacaacacaaaaacaaatgaagtaGACATAACcgcttagaaaaatataaaagtaccACACACTCAAAACTCTTTTTTCAGTGAACTCGTCAAATGTATTTATAGgagaatcagaaaaaaaaaaaactacaaaaatagccaaagagAATGAAGAAGAAATGAATTTATAGCACCCATCTTCCATACCCACAAACAGAACTACCATAACAACaccaaataaattaaaatgagCAGAAGACATAGATATgagaaaaaaaatccaaaacatctacaagaaaaaaagaaaaaaaaatgctaaaataactgaaaaataacataaataccTTTAACACTTTGGGTATCGCAAAAATTTTCATCATCAAGTTCAAATCAGAGTCTGAACCTACAATGATCGGTTTGAAACGTTTTgattttctctttttcaaagtgaATAATTGATTTCCTTTTGATTCGAAACTATAAAAGATGTAGGGCTAtgagtttattttttgaaatatttcttACCCATTTTTAATTTACTAACAAAAGCCagaggaagaaaaagaagaagaagaagaaaccagaacaaaaatagaagaaaaaaaaaagatgaagaagaagaatggaACAATAATAACTTTAAATGAGTTTtatgtatcaattttttttaaattttaattcttattaaaaaaattatcagaTGTGACAACCACTTTCAAATCATCATTTATTGTGCCTTATTTgccactctttttttttttttttttaaaaaaaaattgattgtaTTAAAAGAAAGGGTCTACCAACAATATAATAAGCAACATCACATCGAACTTTTTTACTAattctttttaatttaaaaaagcacataaaaaagataaataaagtgTACAGTATATACACGCaagttttataatattttaaaaaagacaGTATATAAAGTGtatagtaaaaaagtaaaaactgCCGTGTGAcattataaaagtaataaaatgtCAAAATACATTCTACAATgtaaaaactttaaaaaaatccgtaatttataaaaaaattaagaaaacttacaaaattttggttaacttttacaaaaataaagtcATAcagaaatcttttcaaaaatattatgtttttataaaacaacagtggaacacaaaacagaacaactaaaaataatagtagaacaacagtgaaaacttaatataatacacagtatttttgaacaaaaatatagtattttaaaaaaattccaccccacaatataaaagtaaaaaaattaaaaatttgatgtaattatctcaaaaaataataCGATTTTAAGTAGGAGAAAGAAAAGAAacggaaaaaagaaaaatttaacgGGCTTTGGAGAATGAGCCCACAAAGTAGTGGCCCGTATACAAAGCCCAGGAAGAGATTTAAGAAACACGAGGAAGGTGCCCTAGGGGTTTATGCATGTAAATGTGTAGATTAGTCTACTTGTGTAATTGGATGCATATTACTCAGTCACTTCCTCCGCTTCTCAAACTCAAAAAACCCTAGCACCTCTACTCCACTCTTCTATTCTCTCCAACCATGGCCGTCGGGTACATctcatctctttctctctaacaTATTCTTTATGGATGTTATTGTGGAGATTAATCTTCTTCTGAAATTGGGGTTCTGtttatctctctctttctttttttaacatgTGATTTGATTTTCAGGAAGAACAAGAGGATTTCCAAGGGTAAGAAGGGAGGGAAGAAGAAGGCGTAAGTGGAATTCGCACTTTTCTGTTtgattttaatctatttatttttctaaaaaaattcatataagtTTTGTTTGAGAATCAAGATTAGTACTGTTACTTAGATTTTTGATAATGAGAGTGTCTGAAGAAATTATTGTGCTAACAAGTTTTTATATCAATATTATAATGCAGAGCCGATCCGTTTGCCAAGAAGGATTGGTATGACATCAAGGCTCCTTCTCTCTTCAACCAAAGACAAGTTGGCAAAACTCTTGTCACCAGAACTCAGGGAACCAAGGTTTATCTCCTGAAATTTCAAgcttttatgatttttattattattgctaatattattattttcgggATAGGCGCTTCAAGGGTTAATTTGGTTGCTCATGGAaaaagtttgttttttttttgtttactgTTTGTTTGGCTCTATCTGTACTTTATTGGATGGCTTTGGTGGAGAATGTGATTGCTAACTAGACTAAAGAAGTCATTTTTTCATCTTTTCATTGGGCACTTAATTTTTGGGTAGTATATATTTAAGCACGCAATGGTGAGAGCTATGTGGATTATTATGGTGAGAGCTTCTGTGTTTAAGGGCATTATGACGAAACATCTTGCACAAGAACCTATTTTACATCAGTTAGTGGTTGTttcttttgttataattttataCCGTATTCATTTATGTAAAGGCATAGCTTGGATTTAAGAAATGCCTAGCTCAACTGTTATGTTATTTCATATATCTAATTGGGCTGATTTGCGTAATCTTTCTTTGTATTGTATAATTGACTGAGTGCAAACTGTATAGCTTCATTTGTATTTAATTTGTGTTTTTATGTTCTCACAGATTGCCTCTGAAGGTCTTAAACATAGAGTGTTTGAGGTTTCCTTGGCTGATCTCCAAAAGGATGAAGATCACGCTTACAGGAAAATCCGTTTGAGAGCTGAAGATGTTCAAGGGAAGAATGTTCTCACAAACTTCTGGGTAAAGTTCTTCATGAAACTCATtagttttctttcaaaattatgtttacaatatatatttttcatcatTGTTTTATGTATTTAACTATAATCATGCAAAACTTACAGGGAATGGACTTCACCACAGATAAGCTGAGGTCGCTTGTGCGCAAGTGGCAAACTCTAATTGAGGCTCATGTGGATGTCAAGACCACTGACAACTACACCCTCAGGATGTTCTGCATTGCTTTCACAAAGAGACGTGCCAACCAGGTCAAGAGGACCTGCTATGCCCAGTCCAGCCAAATCCGTCAGGTTTGATTCAATTGATTGAACCTTTAAAAGCTCTGTTCTTTCATCTAGTAGGCTATGATGACATTTAGAAATTGGTATGAACAATCTTTGTTTGCTGTTTGAATTTCCTTTTTGTCAGATTAGGAGAAAGATGAGGGAAATTATGATCAACCAGGCCACATCCTGTGATCTTAAGGATTTGGTCAACAAGTTTATTCCTGAAATGATTGGTAGAGAGATTGAGAAGGCAACATCTAGCATCTACCCACTCCAGAATGTTTTCATTCGCAAAGTGAAGATCCTTAAAGCTCCCAAATTCGATCTTGGCAAGCTGATGGAGGTATACATTGGATTCCATTCTTAATCCCTTCTAATTTAATCCTCAATTTTTTGGGGGGTTTAGATTTTGATTTGTTAAATTTCTGGTGTAGGTTCATGGTGATTACTCAGAGGATGTTGGAGTGAAGGTTGACAGACCAGCTGATGAAGCAGTGGTCGAGGGTGAGGTCACCGAGGTCGTTGGAGCATaatgaaattcaaaatttctcttTTCGATTAAATTAGGAACATTTAAGCCAGTTTGTTCAATTTTGCGGGTTTGTGTTTGACAAGTAGTAGAATTTGTATTGATGGAAATTTTGCTCTTGTAAGACTTAACAGGCATGGTCATGTATTATCTTTTGCTTTTTCTCTTCATATTTATAGATTCCTTTACATGTTTTATGCCTGAGTATTTTGTGTTGAGAAAGTTATGCTtatgatttatttaataattaagtaattaattgtattaattagggaaattatttcatatactatttttttaatttttttttctttaa from Cannabis sativa cultivar Pink pepper isolate KNU-18-1 chromosome 2, ASM2916894v1, whole genome shotgun sequence encodes:
- the LOC133034875 gene encoding small ribosomal subunit protein eS1-like → MAVGKNKRISKGKKGGKKKAADPFAKKDWYDIKAPSLFNQRQVGKTLVTRTQGTKIASEGLKHRVFEVSLADLQKDEDHAYRKIRLRAEDVQGKNVLTNFWGMDFTTDKLRSLVRKWQTLIEAHVDVKTTDNYTLRMFCIAFTKRRANQVKRTCYAQSSQIRQIRRKMREIMINQATSCDLKDLVNKFIPEMIGREIEKATSSIYPLQNVFIRKVKILKAPKFDLGKLMEVHGDYSEDVGVKVDRPADEAVVEGEVTEVVGA